DNA from Leptospira mayottensis 200901116:
TCGTTGAAATTCTGGACGATCGTATTTCCTCCGAATTCCAAAACGTTCCTAAAAAACCGGGAGCAAGGATGAATTCCGAAACCCCAGCCTGGCTTATCGATCGGATGAGTATTTTAGAACTCAAAATCTATCATATGGAAGAACAAACTCAGAGAAAAGACGCGGATGAAAATCACATCTACACTTGCAAACGTAAGCTCGACGTGCTCCTAGAACAAAGAATGGATCTCTCCCAATGTCTGAATGAACTTTTGGAAGATCTTAAAAATGGAAATAAATTCTATAAAGTATATCGTCAGATGAAGATGTACAACGATCAAAATCTGAACCCTTCTCTTTATTCTAAAAGATCATGAATTTATTGGTCATGAGATTTTCAGCCATGGGCGACGTTGCCCTTATGGCTCCTGCAATCATAGCAATCGCGGCAAAATATACAAATAT
Protein-coding regions in this window:
- a CDS encoding DUF4254 domain-containing protein is translated as MTLKANSVVSVFRQSVLDWHKKEAASQNPFPPNSIESILYSKNQIDTIQWHVEDEIRRPDLPDKELVNFKRQIDKLNQERTDLVEILDDRISSEFQNVPKKPGARMNSETPAWLIDRMSILELKIYHMEEQTQRKDADENHIYTCKRKLDVLLEQRMDLSQCLNELLEDLKNGNKFYKVYRQMKMYNDQNLNPSLYSKRS